The Tolypothrix sp. PCC 7712 region TATCCAACCAATCACAATTAACCACAGAACCGATACAGTCACAGCCAGCGCCGGACGCGTAAGTATATTTTTGCACCACTGGCCAACAGTGTGGGGAAGGCTCAATTTCATGTTCATTTGTTATCAGTCAATGCTCAAAAGTCTACAGTCAAACAGCACTTTGTTAATAGTCGTTGACTTGGTAGATTTTGTTCTTGGGAAATGGGGAATAGGGCATGGGGCATGGGGCATGGGGCATGGGGCATGGGGCATGGGGCATGGGGCATGGGGTAATGAGTAATGAGTAATGAGTAATGAGTAATGGGTAATGAGCAATGGCTATTCTCCTCTGCTCCCTCATCTCCCTCATCCTCCTCATCCTCCTCATCCCCAGTCCCCAATCCCCAGTCCCCAATCCCCAGTCCCCAATCCCCAATCCCCAATCCCCAATCCCCAATCCCTACTTACTAAGTACTAGCCGCCATTCCTGGCTTTGAGAATTCCATACTGGTGAAGATGTTTCCCCAACTACATAAGGCCCCCAGTAGCGACGTGAACCATCTTGGGCAAAGGCTACGAGAATATCTCCCTTCTCTAGTTTTAAGTTACCGTTAGGCAGAGATAGGAGTAGGCCTTTTTCACTGCCTTCTTGAGGTTCAAAATCCCAATGGGCGGGAATATCTTGCTGAGTTTTAGACGCACCTTTAGCTGCTGACTTTCTTGCTAGTAAAGCGAGGCGCACAGGCTGATTGGTTTGATTACTCATCCGCAATTTGCCTTCTCCTGCTTTGATACTTCCAGAAGATTTTTGACTATATGCCAATAGAGAAGTATCTTTATTAGTACTATTTTCTACCGCTTCAGCAGGTAGAGTTACTGAAGCAGAAACATTAGTTGAGCTAACGGTTTCATGAGCAAAAGATGGAGAAGAATTGCTGGGTAGTTGAGGCGTTTCATTTGGTTGTGACGAAGTTGAGTTTGGATCTGTAGTTTCAAAAGAAACACTCATGCCAAAGCACCCCACCAGTAACCCTAACAGTCCCAAAGAACAAGCTAGAACAGCAGCGTTACGATACACTGACGTTTTCATATTGATAGTTATTTAGAAATAAGTATTTGTTTAGGCTTGTCCAAATCCTAGCCTATTCTCCGCAAGGGCAATTACTGTAATTGCCTACTATAGAGCCTCTTGAAAGCAAGTTATGCAATGTATCATAAATAGCATTTTCAAGAAACATACTGACAAAAATAATCACCTTGATTCTCTAACGAAAAATCAGGTGTAAGCCTGATTAATCAAGGCCATCTTTTGTTGAGAATGTGAAAAAGCACAAAAAATATAATACATCACTAGCAGATTTCTTCGGAGAAGCGCAAACAGTAATTTTTGTTTTACAAGTAGTGACAGTAACAAAGATTATGGTGACAAACCCCCAGATTTCTCTGTGGAATGTACTTCATTTTTCTTAATATTTCACACTACATATTTTAAGATAACTCTGATTGTTAAGGGGTGGAACCCTACATTCAACAATTTTTGGAAAAGTTTTACTTACCTGCAGATGACACCCTGTATAAAATTTCATCAACACTGAAAGCCCACTAGATAGTTCAATTACTGCTCAAACAAGCTTATGCTAAAACCGATATCCTCTAAAAGAGGAATATTTCATGATTTCTTGACTTTTGGCTTGTGTCCCAATTATGCAAAATACTCGTATAAATAATTTAGTTGATGCTACTACCAGGCAAATAGGGTTATGGTTTGTTAACCCTTGGCGGCGATTATCGCTACTAATAATTTGTTTTTTGTTTGGTTTCTTTCTCGGATCGGCAATTTCTACCAGTGCTGGACAAAAGGCAGAATTGGATATTTGGGTAGCAGCGGTTTTAGTTGTACTAACCGAAGTGAGTAGCAGAATCTTCTACAGTGGTAACTTTTTCTTGAGGCGATCGCTATGGGTGGAAGCACTCAACTTTCTCAAGGTTGGTTTTACTTACAGCCTGTTTCTGGAAGCGTTCAAGCTGGGATCGTGATTAGGGGATTGGGGATTGGGGATTGGGGAAAGGGGAAAGGGGAAAAGGAAAATTACCAATTACCAATTACCAATTACCAAATGACAAATGACAACTCTTTTGGAATTACGGCAGAAAATGTGGATGAGGTGATTCAAAGGCGATCGCATTTACTCAAATCTATCGAACCAGCTTTTAACGAGTTTTGCCAAACCACGCTGCAAGTGGAACCCGAGGTGATGTTACATACCTTGCGGGAGTTATGGTTACCTTTGGCAATTAACATTGCATCGCAGCGTCAAAAGTTGGGACATCCCTTAATTCAAGGAATTTTGGGCGTACAAGGAACTGGTAAAACTACTATGTCCCAAGCGTTAACTTTGATTCTGCAGGAGTTGGGATATCACACTGTCACTTTATCTTTGGATGACTTATACAAAACCTATAGCGATCGCTTACTTCTATCACAACAAGACCCCCGTTTAATTTGGCGCGGCCCTCCGGGAACTCACGATATTGATCTAGGCTTAAATTTACTCGACCAGATTCACCAATCACAAAGTCCAGTTGTGATCCCCCGGTTTGATAAATCTGCTTACAATGGTGCAGGCGATCGCACTACTCCAGAAGTCGCCGCAAATGTGGATATTTTGCTCTTTGAAGGGTGGTTTGTGGGTGTAAGACCAATTGATCCCCAAGCCTTTGATCATGCGCCAGCGCCGATTTTTACAGATGCAGATCGCACGTTTGCCAGGGATATGAATAGTCAGTTGGAGAATTATCTTCCGCTTTGGCAGAGGTTGGATAGTTTAATCGTTTTATACCCTACTGATTATCGCTCATCCTTACTATGGCGCAAACAAGCAGAACAAAAGATGATTGCATCTGGTAAATCGGGAATGAGCGAACAACAGATAGAAGAATTTGTACATTATTTTTGGCGATCGCTGCACCCGGAATTATTCATCAAGCCTTTGGTTAACTCTCCGCAATGGGTTGATTTGGTAATTGAAATCAATAGCGATCGCAGTTTTGGTAATATCTATAGTTTGTAGTGGCGTGGCAAGCCTTAAATGTTGCATTAAAAATCAATTTTATCCGCGTTTATCTGCGTTCATCTGCGGTTAATTTTTTCTAATCTAATGCACTATTTTAGCCTTGCCACGCCAGTAGGGTGCGTTATGGCTTTAGCCTAACGCACCGTCAACAATTCAAGGTACTGGAACCTTACCATCACATAATTATTGTCTTGATTGCAGCTTCTCAATTAATTCATAAAATGGTTGCCAATTATCTTCTTGCGCGATTGGTTCCCAAATAGATTCAATTACTGGTCTTAACAAAGCCGTTTTCGGATTAGCAACTGCAAGAGTTGCCGCAATTATATCTATTTGTTCAGGAGCAAAATTATTTAAAATTTTATGGTACAAAATACACCAGTTATCAAAAATTGGTGATGCTCCGTTAGCTGGTAAAATATCGGAATCATGTAAAACAAAGGCGGGATCGTTACGCCAGTTGATCGAAAAAGTCCGGGCAATTTCAGCGAAAAAGTGATGATAACCGACTTGGCTAGCTTGCAAAAATTCAATTGTCATTTCCAACAAATCATCAACTTCTGGAACTTGCAACTCATCAAAACCTAACTTTTTCAACATTAACGAGCGATATTCCGCATAATAATATTCTTCAAATTTTGCTAAACCAGAATCCAAATCAGCTTTACCAATTATTGCTTTTAAGGGTTCTTGGAGCATTTCTAGATTCAATCTACAAATACTCGGCTGATGTCCATAACAATAGCGTCGATAATAATCAAAATAAGCAGCAGTAAAATAGGGATCGTAAGTTGGAATAAAGGCATAGGGGCCATAGTCGAAGCTTTCCCCGGTAATTGACATATTGTCAGTATTTAAAACTGCATGGCAAAAACCAGCCGCCATCCACTGTGCTACAAGTTTCGCAACTCTTTTAACTAATTCTGCATAAAATAAAGTATATTTATCTGGTTCTGCAGCTAAGTGGTGATAATATTGCTCAATTACATGGTCTAATAATTTTTGGGTTAAATCTGGACGACGTAGGTAATGCGATCGCTCAAAAGTGCCAAACCGAATATGAGAACGGCTCATTCTCACCATGACAGATGAACGAGTCGGGGAAGGTTCATCACCCCGCCACAAAGGTAAACCAGTTTCAATCATGGTTAAACAGCGGGAGGTGCGTACACCCAAAGAATGCAAAGCCTCCGCAGCCAAAACTTCCCGCACTCCACCTTTGAGTGTTAGCATCCCATCGCCACCACGAGAGTAGGGAGTTCTCCCAGAACCTTTAGTGCCAAAATCGTACAATTCGCCATCTATACCCCGCACTTGTCCGTAGAGAAAGCCTCTACCATCACCCAAGCCAGAATTATATTCACCAAATTGATAGCCGTGATAACGCAACGCCAACAATGGTTGACGTTCTTGAAATTTACCAAAGGCGTTGATAAAGTCTTCATCGGTGACAGCTTGGGGATTTAACCCCAAATTAGGCAAAACTGCGTCATTACGCCAGCGCAGGATATGTTGCGGAAATTCTGCTGCTGCTACTTCGTCGTAGTAGTCGTTCCCTAGAGATTCTAAGGCGGGTTCGTATTTGAGGTGAAGAAAAGGATTGCGAGAATTGGTTTGGTTGGGAGTTTCAGCCAGAGTCATTAGCAGTAAAGCTTTGTTAATTCTTCTCTTAATACTAACTCTGGGCACTAGCATCAGCGTCAGTTCTGCAAGCAGTCCCAATTAAACAGGTTTCACCGCCAAGTTATGAGTATGCTATTTTACTTGCGGAAAACACCAAAATGAGTAAGTGATTTACCCAAATGAGAACTCATTACAGCTTTTTGAGTAAGCATTATGCCATTTTACCTAGGGAAAACACAAAAATGAGTGCGTGATTTACCACAATGAGAACTCATTACAGCTTCTTGAGTAAGCATTACGCCATTTTACTTGCGGAAAACACCAAAATGAGAAAGCAGTAAGGCATTTTGAGTAAGCATTGAGAGAAAATGAGTAGGCAAAAAGGCATTCTCAGTAAGCAAAGAGGCATTTTGCCAAATAATTTTAAAGCTTATATTAAAGATAGAGCCGTAAAAGAAATATAAGTAGAGTGAGCATGGAGCGCTAAAACCTATAGGACTCATATTTGATTTTTGAAATACACGTAGGGGAGCCAGTGCGTTGCGGAGGTTCCCTCCGTTATAGCAACTGGCGTTGTGTTGTCGCGCAGCGCAACGCACCAAAGCCCAGAATACGGTGCGTTACACTTCGTGATAACGCACCCTACACATACTTAGATTTTTTCAATAATCAAATCGGATTTCTATAGATATGGTAAGTATTACCGACTCTACAATGAAGATTAAAGATTATGTAATTTTTGCAATAATTAAAACGGATTCTGGGATTTTATGATTAAGGAACTTCTAGAAATTCAATGATTCCTCAGCCTCAAGATGCTAATTGAATATTCCAGAATCATGATTGTTCCCTAGTATTTACTTTAACCAAACAATACTGAAGAAAAAAGTGGGGAATTAGATACAGGTTATCCACTTCCCCCTTCACCTGGTGTTGCTGAAGCAACTTGGTATGAACACTAATAACTATTACAGTCTGTTGTGGAGCTACTGTGTCTCTGGTATGGATTTACTATGAAATTTTCTAGAACTCATAATTCTACCCATTTCCTACGATTTTGGCATTTCCCAGTGAGGATTGGTCAGACTAGTCATAATATGATCTTGCCATTGCCCATTAATTAATAAATAGTCCCTAGCATACCCTTCAACAACAAAACCCAGCTTTTTGAGGACATTGCCACTGCGCTGGTTGTGTGGCATATAATTTGCCATAATGCGGTGCATATTTAATTCTTGAAAGACATAGTTAGTAGCTGCTTTCAAAGCTTCTGTCATATAGCCTTTACCCTGTTCATCTTCTGAGAGGCTATAACCGACGTAGCAAAAATAAGCTGCACCTCTGACAAAATTCGTAAAATTAATCGTGCCAATAATATCTGTAAGGCTGCTTTTGGGATAAATAAATAGTTTTAGGGAGTGTCCATTAATAAATTCTAGTAAATTACCTTCAACTTGATATTGCCAATATTTGACTGTGAAAAAATCGTTAGCCCATTTGGGGTAATATGGGGTAAGATAATCTTTGTTCGTAGTAAAATATTTGAGAATTTGCGGTATATCCTCTTGAATACCGATTCTTAATAACAGGCGATCGCTCGTTATCAATGGTAGTTCTGATTTCATACAACTAGATAACTAACGTGAGTCTTATCAGGAAATTTTGCAGATGCAGAAGTTTGAATATCCCTTGTGGCTAGGGAAAAGTACAAGGGAAAAAGGGGAAAGGTTTAAATTTACCATTTTTCTTTCTCTATTAACTAAAACATCTTGATGATGTCAGCAGCTTGATGCCTAATTCATGAAATTGCACAGATAAATGTAATCTAGGTTACAGAAATCTGTGGAAGATTGTACACAATTCAATTTACCAGCAGTCAGCCTTGCTGTCTTACCCTTTTGTGCTGAAAAGCGCAAATTGATGGATTAATTAAGTTACCAAAGGTGCTGTACTCTCGCCGCTAACCCACCCTACTGGCGTGGCAAGGCTAAAATGTTGCAATAATTTTTCTTGTGGGGTGGACATCTTGTCCGCCCCGGACGGGCAAGATGCCCATCCCACAAGAGTTTTTTTCATGCAATATTTTTGGCGTGTCAGTCCACTACGCACCAATAGCACTTACATTAAGTAAACATTGCTGCCCAGATCCCCGACTTTTTCAAAAAGTCGGGGATCTAAATCTCCCTAAAGTAAGTGACATTCCACCCTACGCACTTTATCCTTTTTTGACTGTGAATCTATTGGACAAGCAGAATAATTGATAAGCTGATTTTTAATATCTACAACAGCATGGTGAAAAAGCGATCGCAACTTCAGCACAATACGCAACGTAAATTTGTGCGATCGCTTCGCCTAAATGCTGTATCTTAGGATATTCAACAAAAAGACAGCTCTTGGTAAATCCAGTCTATTAACTAAGGATAAGTGATGTCGGTGGGAAGAATACGCTACGATTGGCAGGAAGCAGAAATTGAGGCGATATATAATACGCCATTGCTAGAGCTTATTTATCAAGCTGCTAGTGTACATCGCCAATATCATAATCCCAAACAAATTCAAGTCTGTAAGCTAATCTCTATTAAAACTGGGGGTTGTCCCGAAGATTGTAACTATTGCGCCCAATCTTCCCGCTACAAAACAGAGGTAAAAGCACAAGCACTTTTAGAAAAAGAAACTGTAGTTAGCATTGCCCAAAAAGCTAAGGAAACAGGTGTTAGCCGGGTTTGCATGGGTGCAGCTTGGCGTGAGGTAAAGGATAATTCCCAATTTGAAACAGTGTTAGAAATGGTGCAAGAAGTCACCTCGATGGGTTTAGAAGTCTGTTGTACCTTAGGGATGCTAACGGCGGATCAAGCCAAGCGCTTAGAAGCAGCAGGACTCTATGCTTATAACCATAATTTAGATACTTCGCGGGAACATTACAGCACCATCATCACCACCAGGACTTACGACGATCGCCTGAATACGATTGAAAATGTCCGCCAAACCAATGTTACCGTATGTTCTGGTGGCATACTCGGCTTAGGTGAAACTGCCAGCGATCGCATCGCCATGTTACATACCTTGGCAAACCTCAGCCCTCATCCCGAATCTGTACCAATTAACATTCTCTCCCAAGTCCCAGGCACACCCTTAGAAAATCAGGCTGATGTTCCTATCTGGGATGTAGTCAGGATGATTGCAACAGCACGTATGATTATGCCAGCTTCAGATGTGCGTCTTAGCGCTGGTAGGGCGAGACTTTCCGAAGTAGAACAAGCCTTCTGCTTTATGGCTGGAGCTAATTCTATCTTCTCCAGCGATGACAACAAAATGCTCACAGTCACCACACCATGTCCAGATTACGATAGCGATCGCGAAATGCTCAACCTGCTGGGCTTAGAAATGCGTCCGCCAGCCCGAATAAAAGTTCAGGTTTGATTTTTTCCTGACAGCACAATCTGAATAAACATTAATGCCTAATAAGCTGAGTTACAGATTGTTGTAATTTCTTTACAGAAACCTCATAGAACACTATTATCATATTCTGTACGATCTAAAAAGAAGCTTCTAGTGTTACCTGCACTAGAAGCTGATGAAACGTACTAAAGCATAGTAAAGCCTTGTTGTTAAACAACAAGGCTTTACTTCCCGTTAGGAATCAAATAGCCCAAATAAGCAGCTACGCTAACTTTTGCTACTTCAATAAACACAGGCCTAGTACTTTCATCAATAAACGCGAACCCCAATAATCCAAGCATTGATACAACTACAACAAATGCCAGGATCAGATTAGATACATTACTGTCGGAATTCAGTTTTTGACTCATAGCACTCATATTCCTTAAGTAGAAAACGTCAAGATTTGCACTGAAGTGCATTATTAAAATCCCTGACACCATAAGTTTTTCGTCAATATTAACGAAATCACAGAGGTTCCAAGGTTTAATTACACAGCCAGCGTTAATCTAGTACATACAATTTTGATCTGTAACTCAGGGGTTTTCCCTATACTTACTATAAACTTTATGTTTATTTCATAAACGCTAATTTGTAAACTCAAGTAAAGTCTTCGTATCGTAAGGGTTTCAGGAATTTGAACTAATCAAGCCTTTATCTTGCGAAAGCTATACCCAGTAATGAATTAGGTGTCCTTAAGATTTTATTTACGAATCAGCTCTAATTGCTTTGCTCTTACTTCACACAAGTATTAAACTTCATGTAAATATACGGAATAAAATATTTGTATATAGATAAATTTAGTATTCGGTAAACATTAGGGTGATACTCGTAATTATCAGAAAAAGCCTGGTTACCCAGGCTTGAAAGAAAATAGGACTTACCCAAGTGTCATATTTTTCCCGCCAAAGCTGTCAAGGGTCAAATGTACAAAAAACTTTGACCATTGACTCTTGACTCATGACCCGAATATATGTACTAGTTGCCTCATTCCTAGAAAATTCTCCCTTATAGTATCTTGGCTGAACGCAGACCGAACAACAGCCCAACAGCGATACCAGTGAACACAGCCAAGAAACCGATATAAGATACAACTCCAAGCATTATTCTTTCTCCACAAGACTTTAATAAATCTATCTTAATGGAGTGGGAGTACTCCCGTTACAGTCGTTCGCCCATTCGGTATTTTTGTAGCCTGTGTTACGGCTAGGAAAGGATTTGGGACTTAGAGATCATGAGATTTAGCCGGAACGCACCGCCGTATGGATGGTGCAAGGCGGGCGCTGCCAGTATTTACGAGTTAGAAGAGAAGTAGTGATATCATATCGGCTTAAAGCACTAGAACATAGTGGATACAAAAAAGGATTGTGATAGTTTTAGAAATTACGTCAAAAATTTTTCTGGCTTTCCAGCCTATTACTTAATTATTGGCAAATATAGCAGATTGTAAGTTGGTGATGTACAGATAATTG contains the following coding sequences:
- a CDS encoding DUF565 domain-containing protein, with amino-acid sequence MQNTRINNLVDATTRQIGLWFVNPWRRLSLLIICFLFGFFLGSAISTSAGQKAELDIWVAAVLVVLTEVSSRIFYSGNFFLRRSLWVEALNFLKVGFTYSLFLEAFKLGS
- a CDS encoding glycerate kinase, which produces MTNDNSFGITAENVDEVIQRRSHLLKSIEPAFNEFCQTTLQVEPEVMLHTLRELWLPLAINIASQRQKLGHPLIQGILGVQGTGKTTMSQALTLILQELGYHTVTLSLDDLYKTYSDRLLLSQQDPRLIWRGPPGTHDIDLGLNLLDQIHQSQSPVVIPRFDKSAYNGAGDRTTPEVAANVDILLFEGWFVGVRPIDPQAFDHAPAPIFTDADRTFARDMNSQLENYLPLWQRLDSLIVLYPTDYRSSLLWRKQAEQKMIASGKSGMSEQQIEEFVHYFWRSLHPELFIKPLVNSPQWVDLVIEINSDRSFGNIYSL
- a CDS encoding protein adenylyltransferase SelO; the protein is MTLAETPNQTNSRNPFLHLKYEPALESLGNDYYDEVAAAEFPQHILRWRNDAVLPNLGLNPQAVTDEDFINAFGKFQERQPLLALRYHGYQFGEYNSGLGDGRGFLYGQVRGIDGELYDFGTKGSGRTPYSRGGDGMLTLKGGVREVLAAEALHSLGVRTSRCLTMIETGLPLWRGDEPSPTRSSVMVRMSRSHIRFGTFERSHYLRRPDLTQKLLDHVIEQYYHHLAAEPDKYTLFYAELVKRVAKLVAQWMAAGFCHAVLNTDNMSITGESFDYGPYAFIPTYDPYFTAAYFDYYRRYCYGHQPSICRLNLEMLQEPLKAIIGKADLDSGLAKFEEYYYAEYRSLMLKKLGFDELQVPEVDDLLEMTIEFLQASQVGYHHFFAEIARTFSINWRNDPAFVLHDSDILPANGASPIFDNWCILYHKILNNFAPEQIDIIAATLAVANPKTALLRPVIESIWEPIAQEDNWQPFYELIEKLQSRQ
- a CDS encoding GNAT family N-acetyltransferase — protein: MKSELPLITSDRLLLRIGIQEDIPQILKYFTTNKDYLTPYYPKWANDFFTVKYWQYQVEGNLLEFINGHSLKLFIYPKSSLTDIIGTINFTNFVRGAAYFCYVGYSLSEDEQGKGYMTEALKAATNYVFQELNMHRIMANYMPHNQRSGNVLKKLGFVVEGYARDYLLINGQWQDHIMTSLTNPHWEMPKS
- the bioB gene encoding biotin synthase BioB, coding for MSVGRIRYDWQEAEIEAIYNTPLLELIYQAASVHRQYHNPKQIQVCKLISIKTGGCPEDCNYCAQSSRYKTEVKAQALLEKETVVSIAQKAKETGVSRVCMGAAWREVKDNSQFETVLEMVQEVTSMGLEVCCTLGMLTADQAKRLEAAGLYAYNHNLDTSREHYSTIITTRTYDDRLNTIENVRQTNVTVCSGGILGLGETASDRIAMLHTLANLSPHPESVPINILSQVPGTPLENQADVPIWDVVRMIATARMIMPASDVRLSAGRARLSEVEQAFCFMAGANSIFSSDDNKMLTVTTPCPDYDSDREMLNLLGLEMRPPARIKVQV
- the petL gene encoding cytochrome b6-f complex subunit PetL: MLGVVSYIGFLAVFTGIAVGLLFGLRSAKIL